A genomic stretch from Coregonus clupeaformis isolate EN_2021a chromosome 23, ASM2061545v1, whole genome shotgun sequence includes:
- the LOC121536853 gene encoding NAD(P)H dehydrogenase [quinone] 1-like isoform X1, producing MPHKMAEKVLIVYAHQSTGSFNAAAKDAAVTALTAQGCKVEVSDLYAMKFKASATVDDITGEVKDAEHFQYGEETMLAWKEGRLSADITEEHRKLSEAELVIFQFPMYWFTVPAIMKGWMDRVLTLGFAYTSEKRYSQGIFKDKKAMLSFTTGSQESMFSANGINGDMNVTLWPLQNGILHYCGFQVLAPQIFWAPPHIPAVARDRMLEAWRTRLQGLLGEVPLTFTPSDSFDGGRGFQLKEDVQEKHSANEFGLSVGIHLGKPLPPNSQIKAGV from the exons ATGCCACACAAAATGG CCGAGAAGGTTCTGATCGTGTACGCCCACCAGAGTACTGGGTCATTTAACGCTGCAGCTAAAGATGCAGCTGTGACAGCTCTGACTGCTCAGGGCTGTAAGGTGGAGGTGTCTGACCTCTACGCCATGAAGTTTAAAGCCTCTGCTACTGTTGACGATATCACTG GGGAGGTGAAGGATGCTGAGCACTTCCAGTATGGAGAGGAGACCATGCTGGCATGGAAGGAGGGCCGACTCTCTGCTGATATCACTGAGGAACACCGCAAACTCTCTGAAGCGGAGCTTGTCATATTCCAG TTTCCTATGTACTGGTTCACTGTTCCTGCCATCATGAAGGGCTGGATGGACCGGGTGCTCACACTGGGATTTGCCTACACCTCAGAAAAGAGGTACAGCCAGGGCATCTTCAAG GACAAGAAAGCCATGCTGTCCTTCACCACTGGATCCCAGGAGTCTATGTTCAGTGCCAATGGTATCAATGGAGACATGAATGTCACCCTGTGGCCACTGCAG AATGGCATCCTGCACTACTGTGGTTTTCAGGTTCTGGCTCCTCAGATCTTCTGGGCTCCACCCCACATCCCCGCTGTGGCTCGGGACCGCATGCTGGAGGCATGGCGCACACGGCTGCAAGGGCTTCTGGGAGAAGTACCGCTTACTTTCACACCCTCTGACAGCTTTGATGGTGGGAGGGGCTTCCAGCTCAAAGAGGATGTCCAGGAGAAGCACTCAGCCAATGAGTTTGGCCTGTCTGTTGGAATCCACCTGGGCAAGCCCCTCCCACCCAACAGCCAGATCAAAGCTGGGGTGTGa
- the LOC121536853 gene encoding NAD(P)H dehydrogenase [quinone] 1-like isoform X3 produces MPHKMAEKVLIVYAHQSTGSFNAAAKDAAVTALTAQGCKVEVSDLYAMKFKASATVDDITGEVKDAEHFQYGEETMLAWKEGRLSADITEEHRKLSEAELVIFQFPMYWFTVPAIMKGWMDRVLTLGFAYTSEKRYSQGIFKDKKAMLSFTTGSQESMFSANGINGDMNVTLWPLQVLAPQIFWAPPHIPAVARDRMLEAWRTRLQGLLGEVPLTFTPSDSFDGGRGFQLKEDVQEKHSANEFGLSVGIHLGKPLPPNSQIKAGV; encoded by the exons ATGCCACACAAAATGG CCGAGAAGGTTCTGATCGTGTACGCCCACCAGAGTACTGGGTCATTTAACGCTGCAGCTAAAGATGCAGCTGTGACAGCTCTGACTGCTCAGGGCTGTAAGGTGGAGGTGTCTGACCTCTACGCCATGAAGTTTAAAGCCTCTGCTACTGTTGACGATATCACTG GGGAGGTGAAGGATGCTGAGCACTTCCAGTATGGAGAGGAGACCATGCTGGCATGGAAGGAGGGCCGACTCTCTGCTGATATCACTGAGGAACACCGCAAACTCTCTGAAGCGGAGCTTGTCATATTCCAG TTTCCTATGTACTGGTTCACTGTTCCTGCCATCATGAAGGGCTGGATGGACCGGGTGCTCACACTGGGATTTGCCTACACCTCAGAAAAGAGGTACAGCCAGGGCATCTTCAAG GACAAGAAAGCCATGCTGTCCTTCACCACTGGATCCCAGGAGTCTATGTTCAGTGCCAATGGTATCAATGGAGACATGAATGTCACCCTGTGGCCACTGCAG GTTCTGGCTCCTCAGATCTTCTGGGCTCCACCCCACATCCCCGCTGTGGCTCGGGACCGCATGCTGGAGGCATGGCGCACACGGCTGCAAGGGCTTCTGGGAGAAGTACCGCTTACTTTCACACCCTCTGACAGCTTTGATGGTGGGAGGGGCTTCCAGCTCAAAGAGGATGTCCAGGAGAAGCACTCAGCCAATGAGTTTGGCCTGTCTGTTGGAATCCACCTGGGCAAGCCCCTCCCACCCAACAGCCAGATCAAAGCTGGGGTGTGa